A stretch of Amycolatopsis tolypomycina DNA encodes these proteins:
- a CDS encoding NAD(P)/FAD-dependent oxidoreductase has product MTTVAVVGAGQSGFQAVASLRDRGFGGRVVLVGDEPGVPYQRPPLSKAYLAGTAGLEQLHLRGEDFFAEKDIELVEARVKSIDREARKTRLEDGRELDYDFLVLATGARNRTLPVPGADLPGVLTLRTRDDADRLRASLEQAEHVVVAGGGFIGLEFASHAGRPVTIVEAQERLLNRVATPEISAYFADLHRTAGHTVVLGQGVAEMHGDSRVREVELTDGTRLPADLVVVAVGVVPETTLAEAAGLPVRNGVVVDEHLRTADERIFAIGDCANFPCVQAGAETRLESVQNAVDQARCVAAAITGTAEPYASLPWFWTDQAGAKLQIAGLLAGADRTVVAGDPAEGKFSVLSFRDDVLIAVESVNRPADHIAARRLFTAEPKPAYADLEASAFDLKAHLKSRAA; this is encoded by the coding sequence ATGACCACCGTTGCCGTCGTCGGTGCTGGTCAGAGCGGGTTTCAGGCCGTCGCCTCGCTGCGGGACCGCGGCTTCGGCGGCCGGGTCGTGCTGGTCGGGGACGAGCCGGGCGTGCCCTACCAGCGGCCGCCGCTGTCGAAGGCCTACCTCGCCGGGACGGCCGGGCTCGAACAACTCCACCTGCGTGGTGAGGACTTCTTCGCCGAGAAGGACATCGAGCTGGTCGAAGCCCGCGTGAAGAGCATCGACCGCGAGGCGCGGAAGACCCGGCTCGAAGACGGCCGCGAACTCGACTACGACTTCCTCGTCCTGGCCACCGGCGCCCGCAACCGGACGCTGCCCGTGCCCGGCGCGGACCTGCCGGGCGTGCTGACCCTGCGCACCCGCGACGACGCCGACCGGCTGCGGGCGTCCCTCGAGCAGGCCGAACACGTCGTCGTCGCCGGCGGCGGGTTCATCGGGCTGGAGTTCGCTTCGCACGCCGGCCGCCCGGTGACGATCGTCGAGGCGCAGGAGCGCCTCCTCAACCGCGTCGCGACGCCGGAGATCTCCGCCTACTTCGCCGACCTGCACCGCACTGCCGGGCACACGGTCGTCCTCGGCCAGGGCGTCGCGGAGATGCACGGCGACTCCCGCGTCCGCGAGGTCGAGCTGACCGACGGCACCCGGCTGCCCGCCGACCTGGTCGTCGTCGCCGTCGGCGTCGTGCCCGAAACCACCCTCGCCGAGGCCGCCGGGTTGCCGGTGCGCAACGGTGTCGTCGTCGACGAGCACCTGCGGACGGCGGACGAGCGGATCTTCGCCATCGGCGACTGCGCCAACTTCCCGTGCGTGCAGGCCGGCGCCGAGACCCGGCTGGAGTCCGTGCAGAACGCCGTCGACCAGGCCCGCTGCGTCGCCGCGGCGATCACCGGCACCGCCGAGCCCTACGCCAGCCTGCCCTGGTTCTGGACCGACCAGGCAGGCGCGAAGCTGCAGATCGCCGGTCTCCTCGCGGGCGCCGACCGGACCGTGGTCGCGGGTGACCCGGCCGAAGGCAAGTTCTCCGTGCTGTCCTTCCGCGACGACGTCCTCATCGCCGTCGAGTCGGTGAACCGGCCCGCCGACCACATCGCCGCGCGCCGCCTGTTCACCGCCGAGCCGAAGCCCGCGTACGCCGATCTCGAGGCCAGCGCCTTCGACCTCAAGGCGCACCTGAAGTCGCGAGCCGCGTGA
- a CDS encoding 4-hydroxybenzoate 3-monooxygenase, translating into MRTQVAVIGAGPAGLLLSFLLHEAGIDCVVLEARDREYVRQRVRAGVCEQPTVELLTSLGLGERLAAEGMPHEGLSLRFDRADHRIALTELTGRRITVYGQQEIVKDLIDAHEARGYPISYEVSNVELSDVDTERPRVAYHDSEGNAQTIECDAVAGCDGFHGVSRPSIADSLTVYEREYPFAWLGVLARTPPSHHELIYVHHERGFALHSMRTPEITRLYLQVDPHDDLANWSDDRIWAELTARLEVEGDFTLKEGPILDKGITPMRSFVAEPLRHGRLFLAGDAAHIVPPTGAKGMNLAIADVRVLARALEALLRGNESLAAAYSDTCLRRVWRAEHFSWFMTTMLHTDPHADGFARQLQLSQLRYTTSSRAAATSLAENYVGLPFA; encoded by the coding sequence ATGCGCACGCAGGTCGCCGTCATCGGCGCCGGCCCGGCCGGGCTGCTGCTGTCGTTCCTGCTGCACGAAGCCGGGATCGACTGCGTGGTCCTCGAAGCCCGCGACCGCGAGTACGTCCGGCAGCGGGTGCGGGCCGGCGTCTGCGAGCAGCCGACCGTCGAGCTGCTGACGTCGCTGGGCCTCGGCGAGCGGCTGGCGGCCGAGGGCATGCCGCACGAGGGGTTGTCGCTGCGGTTCGACCGCGCCGACCACCGGATCGCCCTCACCGAGCTGACCGGTCGCCGGATCACCGTGTACGGGCAGCAGGAGATCGTCAAGGACCTGATCGACGCGCACGAGGCTCGCGGATACCCGATCTCGTATGAGGTTTCGAACGTCGAGCTGTCCGATGTGGACACCGAGCGGCCGCGGGTGGCTTACCACGACAGCGAAGGCAACGCGCAGACCATCGAATGTGACGCCGTCGCGGGCTGCGACGGCTTCCACGGCGTCTCGCGTCCGTCCATTGCGGACAGTTTGACGGTGTACGAGCGCGAGTACCCCTTCGCGTGGCTGGGTGTTCTGGCGCGGACGCCGCCGTCGCACCACGAGCTGATCTACGTCCACCACGAACGCGGGTTCGCGCTGCACAGCATGCGGACGCCGGAGATCACCCGCCTCTACCTCCAGGTCGATCCCCACGACGACCTGGCGAACTGGTCCGACGACCGGATCTGGGCCGAGCTGACCGCGCGCCTGGAGGTCGAGGGCGACTTCACGCTGAAAGAGGGTCCGATCCTCGACAAGGGCATCACGCCGATGCGCAGCTTCGTCGCCGAGCCGCTGCGGCACGGGCGGCTGTTCCTGGCCGGCGACGCCGCGCACATCGTGCCGCCGACCGGCGCGAAGGGCATGAACCTGGCGATCGCCGACGTCCGGGTGCTGGCACGCGCACTGGAAGCGTTGCTGCGCGGCAACGAATCCCTCGCCGCGGCCTACTCGGACACGTGCCTGCGCCGGGTGTGGCGGGCGGAGCACTTCTCCTGGTTCATGACGACGATGCTGCACACCGACCCGCACGCCGACGGCTTCGCCCGGCAGCTGCAGCTGTCGCAACTGCGCTACACGACGTCGTCGCGCGCGGCGGCGACCAGCCTCGCCGAGAACTACGTGGGGCTACCGTTCGCCTGA
- a CDS encoding Clp protease N-terminal domain-containing protein: protein MTLPTNIKLDDLINAIKSNNEKDALAQLTDAVYVGQHLGEVADHLIGHFVDQARRSGASWTDIGASMGVTKQAAQKRFVPKVDASGDPGGNIERVYGRYTDRARHVVVEAQKAAAEHASPEIDTVHIVLGLLTEPAALAAGAILAQGVQLDAVREAAEARLPEPVDPVPNVVPFSAAAKKTLELTMREGLRLGHNYIGTEHMLLALLEQGEGAGFEVLDGLGVKKDKAEAKIVEVLEELLAARGQ from the coding sequence ATGACCTTGCCGACCAACATCAAGCTCGACGACCTCATCAACGCCATCAAGAGCAACAACGAGAAGGACGCCCTCGCGCAGCTGACCGACGCGGTCTACGTGGGCCAGCACCTCGGCGAAGTGGCCGATCACCTGATCGGCCACTTCGTGGACCAGGCCCGCCGGTCCGGGGCGTCGTGGACGGACATCGGCGCCAGCATGGGCGTCACGAAACAGGCCGCCCAGAAGCGGTTCGTGCCGAAGGTCGACGCCAGTGGTGACCCGGGCGGCAACATCGAGCGCGTCTACGGCCGCTACACCGACCGCGCGCGGCACGTCGTCGTCGAGGCCCAGAAGGCGGCCGCCGAGCACGCCAGCCCCGAGATCGACACCGTGCACATCGTGCTGGGCCTGCTGACCGAGCCCGCCGCACTGGCGGCCGGGGCGATCCTGGCCCAGGGCGTGCAGCTCGACGCCGTCCGCGAAGCCGCCGAAGCGCGGCTGCCCGAGCCGGTCGACCCGGTGCCGAACGTGGTGCCGTTCTCCGCCGCCGCCAAGAAGACCCTCGAGCTGACCATGCGCGAAGGCCTGCGGCTGGGGCACAACTACATCGGCACCGAGCACATGCTGCTCGCGCTGCTGGAACAGGGCGAAGGCGCCGGCTTCGAGGTGCTCGACGGCCTGGGCGTCAAGAAGGACAAGGCCGAGGCGAAGATCGTGGAGGTGTTGGAGGAACTCCTCGCCGCACGCGGGCAGTGA